In a genomic window of Parus major isolate Abel chromosome 26, Parus_major1.1, whole genome shotgun sequence:
- the GUCA1A gene encoding guanylyl cyclase-activating protein 1 isoform X2 — MGNMDGKTVEELSTTECHQWYKKFMTECPSGQLTLYEFKQFFGLKNLSPAANKYVEQMFETFDFNKDGYIDFMEYVAALSLVLKGKVDQKLRWYFKLYDVDGNGCIDRAELLNIIKAIRSINRCNEKMTAEEFTDMVFNKIDINGDGELSLEEFMEGVQKDEMLLDILTRSLDLTHIVRLIQNDGKNPHEAGQDAQAAQ; from the exons ATGGGGAACATGGACGGGAAAACCGTGGAGGAGCTGAGCACCACCGAGTGCCACCAGTGGTACAAGAAGTTCATGACGGAGTGTCCTTCTGGCCAGCTCACCCTCTACGAGTTCAAACAGTTTTTTGGCTTGAAAAACCTGAGTCCGGCAGCGAACAAATACGTTGAGCAAATGTTTGAGACGTTTGACTTTAATAAG GATGGCTACATAGATTTTATGGAATATGTGGCAGCTCTGAGCCTGGTGCTGAAGGGGAAGGTGGATCAGAAGCTGAGGTGGTATTTCAAGCTCTACGACGTGGATGGGAACGGCTGCATCGACCgggctgagctgctgaacaTCATCAAA GCCATCCGATCCATCAACCGCTGTAACGAGAAGATGACGGCGGAGGAGTTCACAGACATGGTGTTCAACAAGATCGACATCAATGGAGATGGTGAG ctgtccctggaggAGTTCATGGAGGGTGTGCAGAAGGACGAGATGCTGCTGGACATCCTGACCCGCAGCCTGGACCTGACACACATCGTGAGGCTGATCCAGAACGACGGCAAGAACCCACACGAGGCGGGGCAGGACGCCCAGGCTGCCCAGTAG
- the LOC117245529 gene encoding uncharacterized protein 114841037 produces MEKAKAMPEMTNPPPRSRNRPPPAPPLGSRFIPVIVHAGDRPLSSLDFVFYQPQWSNSLAPFCTSQKPFCGFRFQESASHGRRRLGVESTDPIKWRSFHGPKP; encoded by the coding sequence ATGGAGAAGGCCAAAGCGATGCCAGAGATGACCAACCCCCCTCCCAGGTCGAGGAACCGGCCGCCTCCAGcccctcctctgggctctcgCTTCATCCCAGTCATTGTCCACGCTGGGGACCGTCCCCTCAGCTCCCTGGACTTCGTGTTCTACCAGCCCCAGTGGTCCAACTCTCTGGCCCCGTTCTGCACCTCGCAGAAACCTTTCTGTGGCTTCCGCTTCCAGGAGAGCGCCAGCCACGGCCGGCGGCGCCTCGGCGTGGAGAGCACAGACCCCATCAAGTGGAGATCCTTCCACGGCCCCAAACCGTAG
- the GUCA1A gene encoding guanylyl cyclase-activating protein 1 isoform X1 yields the protein MGNMDGKTVEELSTTECHQWYKKFMTECPSGQLTLYEFKQFFGLKNLSPAANKYVEQMFETFDFNKDGYIDFMEYVAALSLVLKGKVDQKLRWYFKLYDVDGNGCIDRAELLNIIKAIRSINRCNEKMTAEEFTDMVFNKIDINGDGELSLEEFMEGVQKDEMLLDILTRSLDLTHIVRLIQNDGKNPHEAGQDAQAAQ from the exons ATGGGGAACATGGACGGGAAAACCGTGGAGGAGCTGAGCACCACCGAGTGCCACCAGTGGTACAAGAAGTTCATGACGGAGTGTCCTTCTGGCCAGCTCACCCTCTACGAGTTCAAACAGTTTTTTGGCTTGAAAAACCTGAGTCCGGCAGCGAACAAATACGTTGAGCAAATGTTTGAGACGTTTGACTTTAATAAG GATGGCTACATAGATTTTATGGAATATGTGGCAGCTCTGAGCCTGGTGCTGAAGGGGAAGGTGGATCAGAAGCTGAGGTGGTATTTCAAGCTCTACGACGTGGATGGGAACGGCTGCATCGACCgggctgagctgctgaacaTCATCAAA GCCATCCGATCCATCAACCGCTGTAACGAGAAGATGACGGCGGAGGAGTTCACAGACATGGTGTTCAACAAGATCGACATCAATGGAGATG gggagctgtccctggaggAGTTCATGGAGGGTGTGCAGAAGGACGAGATGCTGCTGGACATCCTGACCCGCAGCCTGGACCTGACACACATCGTGAGGCTGATCCAGAACGACGGCAAGAACCCACACGAGGCGGGGCAGGACGCCCAGGCTGCCCAGTAG